From Micromonospora sp. NBC_01699, a single genomic window includes:
- a CDS encoding DNA repair ATPase, which translates to MSDPSTAGTVTSTVEPDAGAGAATGGGVDAGTYEVLRARLAERAGELARRAEWLNSRRLEVFGGTELRLIGTERIRTRNNCVPRDIVSVGGLMLFGYNVFIGLKPETTVDDVFSLHHFARGRAATDDPSGDDEDAFRFDDVDPAQLAGLLRDPQFERDFGELYRYYRETRLVQLRRLDGRLLAVFQTGPRTEDIRVLRWQVDVDGRVTYLDNRGERDHVFPPSHDFEWIPTTRDDHILGRHPHISIEDEVFVETVGGTLTVKLENNTETGEGIYSEPVDEPLQSLADADVQHARIGPLILLRMRPYKETRWRHLVFNTRTKEVVRLDGIGQACQRLPEDHGIIFPGGYYLATGVSRTFDTDTEGLEFERTIRSTNGEDVLYVFHARGAGRTLLLPYNVIRKEVATPVPCHGYSLFDDGTLVVFRATSDEPTRVHPMQVWQTPYLSDSYAAGQPVGTGPLERVGNADLVRGISDCLSVARMVNEMTPTLGVFEALITACARIFDHYHWLGEADLGDLRAPLSEVRASGKQVLDEFEKVQSLTAHAAATLDEAAARTATLVRQVRGEAPRTADEWVRQLAGLRQAQGQLVTLRDLRYVDLARIDALGVDLAAELTSTGQRVVAFLRRDDAFGDYQAEVERLRTGAAEIGTVAEAAPPRDRLAEQAEGLQVVTEVVGSLEIGDATVRTGILASIGEVLGAVNRARATLDGRRAQLLTAEGRAGFAAEFALLGQAVTGALAVADTAERCDEQLGRLLLQVENLESRFGEFDDFLAELSTRRADIYEAFSARKQALLDERARRSDRLVGSAERILVSVHRRLSGLRSIDEINTYFASDPMVAKLRGVADELRTLGDPVRAEELAGRIKAARQEAGRALRDQQDLYLDGGATIRLGRHSFSVNTQEVDVTLVPQDGRLAVAVTGTDYRSPIRDESFQQTSAFWDQLLVSESPEVSRAEHLATSILTDAGAGVGGLTLEALHKAAVSRPALLDLVRRVAEGRYDEGYERGIHDHDAAAILEPLLRLYDGAGLLRFRPGARAAAQLFWTFGVDEPTRTAWSTRAGSLARARTAFGATDAIGELRTELADAAERFLRTAGLPEHASAAPLAAEYLFEELSRAPFGFVTGAGARALLDRFRRTLGGPASKSVQEYEEDLRALGDDLAARHQLVEAWLESFLRTADLSEPVGGGPALDAYDLPEAVAIELCGSGLPRHESAATLTAEVTGLLATHPRITDARLSVRMDELLSRTGEFRTVRVPAYRAYQKRRNELVASERKRLRLAEHQPKVLGSFVRNRLLDEVYLPLIGDNLARQIGATGDGKRVDQMGLLLLISPPGYGKTTLMEYVASRLGLVFVKVNGPALGSAVTSVDPAEAPNATARQEVEKISFALELGNNVMLYLDDIQHTSPELLQKFISLCDGQRRMEGVWDGRTRSYDLRGKRFAVCMAGNPYTESGRRFRVPDMLANRADVWNLGDVLSGREEVFALSYLENAITSNPVLAPLAGRDRGDLQLLVRLARGDETVRADQLTHPYAAVELDQILSVLRKLVRVQEVVLANNRAYIASAAQADASRTEPPFLLQGSYRNMNKLTERIVPVMNDEELERVIDDHYLGEAQTLAAGAEANLLKLADLRGRLTPGQSRRWTEVKTGYLRERALGGTSDDPITRAVGALGLLADRIAAIESAITRATHP; encoded by the coding sequence GTGAGTGACCCGTCGACCGCCGGCACGGTGACCAGCACGGTTGAGCCGGATGCCGGAGCCGGGGCGGCCACCGGCGGCGGAGTCGACGCCGGCACGTACGAGGTGTTGCGGGCCCGGCTCGCCGAGCGGGCCGGGGAGCTGGCTCGGCGGGCCGAGTGGCTGAACAGCCGCCGGTTGGAGGTCTTCGGCGGCACCGAGCTGCGGCTGATCGGCACCGAGCGGATCCGGACCCGGAACAACTGCGTACCCCGGGACATCGTCTCGGTCGGCGGCCTGATGCTGTTCGGCTACAACGTCTTCATCGGGCTCAAGCCCGAGACGACCGTGGACGACGTCTTCTCGCTGCACCACTTCGCCCGTGGCCGGGCCGCCACCGACGACCCCTCCGGCGACGACGAGGACGCGTTCCGGTTCGACGACGTCGATCCGGCGCAGCTCGCCGGGCTGCTGCGCGACCCGCAGTTCGAACGCGACTTCGGCGAGCTGTACCGCTACTACCGGGAGACCCGGTTGGTGCAGTTGCGACGGCTGGACGGGCGGTTGCTGGCGGTCTTCCAGACCGGGCCGCGTACCGAGGACATCCGGGTGTTGCGGTGGCAGGTCGACGTCGACGGCAGGGTCACGTACCTGGACAACCGGGGCGAGCGCGACCATGTTTTCCCGCCGTCGCACGACTTCGAGTGGATTCCGACCACCCGCGACGACCACATCCTCGGCCGGCACCCGCACATCTCGATCGAGGACGAGGTCTTTGTCGAGACGGTCGGCGGCACGCTCACGGTCAAGCTGGAGAACAACACCGAGACCGGCGAGGGCATCTACTCCGAGCCGGTCGACGAGCCGTTGCAGAGCCTCGCCGACGCCGACGTCCAGCACGCCCGGATCGGCCCGCTGATCCTGCTGCGGATGCGGCCGTACAAGGAGACGCGGTGGCGGCACCTGGTCTTCAACACCAGGACCAAGGAGGTGGTCCGGCTCGACGGCATCGGGCAGGCCTGCCAGCGGCTGCCCGAGGACCACGGCATCATCTTCCCCGGCGGCTACTACCTGGCCACCGGGGTCAGCCGGACCTTCGACACCGACACCGAGGGGCTGGAGTTCGAGCGGACCATCCGGTCGACCAACGGCGAGGACGTGCTCTACGTCTTCCACGCCCGAGGTGCCGGGCGAACGCTGCTGCTGCCGTACAACGTGATCCGCAAGGAGGTCGCGACCCCGGTTCCGTGTCACGGCTACTCGCTGTTCGACGACGGGACGCTGGTGGTCTTCCGGGCCACCTCGGACGAGCCGACCCGGGTGCACCCGATGCAGGTGTGGCAGACGCCGTACCTGTCCGACAGTTACGCCGCCGGACAGCCGGTCGGCACCGGTCCGCTGGAGCGGGTCGGCAACGCGGACCTCGTACGCGGAATCTCGGACTGTCTGTCGGTGGCCCGGATGGTCAACGAGATGACACCGACCCTCGGGGTGTTCGAGGCGCTGATCACGGCCTGTGCCCGGATCTTCGACCACTACCACTGGCTCGGTGAGGCCGACCTCGGTGACCTGCGTGCCCCACTGAGCGAGGTACGCGCCAGCGGCAAACAGGTGCTGGACGAGTTCGAGAAGGTCCAGTCGCTCACCGCGCACGCCGCCGCCACCCTGGACGAGGCCGCCGCCCGCACCGCGACCCTGGTCCGCCAGGTACGCGGCGAAGCCCCGCGCACCGCCGACGAGTGGGTACGCCAGCTCGCCGGCCTCCGCCAGGCGCAGGGTCAACTCGTGACCCTGCGCGACCTGCGGTATGTCGACCTGGCCCGGATCGACGCGCTCGGTGTCGACCTCGCCGCCGAGCTGACCTCCACCGGGCAGCGGGTGGTCGCCTTCCTGCGCCGCGACGACGCGTTCGGCGACTACCAGGCCGAGGTGGAGCGGCTGCGTACCGGCGCCGCCGAGATCGGCACGGTGGCCGAGGCCGCCCCGCCGCGCGACCGGCTCGCCGAGCAGGCCGAGGGCCTACAGGTGGTGACCGAGGTGGTCGGCTCGCTGGAGATCGGCGACGCGACCGTACGGACCGGGATCCTGGCCAGCATCGGCGAGGTGCTCGGCGCGGTCAACCGGGCTCGGGCCACCCTCGACGGCCGTCGCGCCCAGCTGCTCACCGCCGAGGGGCGGGCCGGCTTCGCGGCCGAGTTCGCGCTGCTCGGGCAGGCGGTGACCGGTGCGCTGGCGGTCGCCGACACGGCCGAGCGTTGTGACGAGCAACTGGGCCGGCTGCTGCTCCAGGTGGAGAACCTGGAGTCCCGGTTCGGCGAGTTCGACGACTTCCTCGCCGAGCTGAGCACCCGCCGGGCCGACATCTACGAGGCGTTCTCCGCCCGCAAGCAGGCCCTGCTGGACGAGCGGGCCCGCCGCTCCGACCGGCTGGTCGGCTCGGCCGAGCGGATCCTGGTCAGCGTGCACCGCCGGCTCTCCGGGCTGCGCTCGATCGACGAGATCAACACGTACTTCGCCTCCGATCCGATGGTGGCGAAGCTGCGCGGGGTCGCCGACGAGCTGCGTACGCTGGGCGACCCGGTCCGGGCCGAGGAGCTCGCCGGGCGGATCAAGGCCGCCCGGCAGGAGGCGGGCCGGGCCCTGCGCGACCAGCAGGACCTGTACCTCGACGGCGGTGCGACGATTCGGCTCGGCCGGCACAGCTTCTCGGTCAACACCCAGGAGGTCGACGTCACGCTGGTGCCGCAGGACGGCCGGCTGGCGGTCGCGGTCACCGGCACCGACTACCGGTCACCGATCCGGGACGAGAGCTTCCAGCAGACCAGCGCCTTCTGGGACCAGCTTCTGGTTTCCGAGTCGCCCGAGGTGAGCCGGGCCGAACACCTGGCCACCTCGATCCTCACCGACGCCGGGGCGGGCGTCGGCGGACTGACCCTGGAGGCGTTGCACAAGGCGGCGGTGAGCCGGCCGGCGCTGCTCGACCTGGTCCGCCGGGTCGCCGAGGGCCGGTACGACGAGGGTTACGAACGCGGCATCCACGACCACGACGCGGCGGCGATCCTGGAGCCGCTGCTGCGCCTCTACGACGGTGCCGGTCTGCTGCGCTTCCGGCCGGGCGCCCGCGCCGCCGCACAACTGTTCTGGACCTTCGGCGTGGACGAGCCGACCCGTACCGCCTGGTCCACCCGGGCCGGTTCGCTGGCCAGGGCCCGGACCGCGTTCGGCGCCACGGACGCGATCGGGGAACTCCGTACGGAGCTGGCCGACGCGGCGGAGCGGTTCCTGCGTACGGCCGGGTTGCCGGAACACGCCTCGGCGGCCCCGCTCGCCGCCGAGTACCTGTTCGAGGAGCTGTCCCGGGCGCCGTTCGGCTTCGTCACCGGCGCCGGTGCCCGCGCGCTGCTCGACCGGTTCCGGCGCACCCTCGGCGGCCCCGCCTCCAAGTCGGTGCAGGAGTACGAGGAGGACCTGCGGGCACTCGGCGACGACCTGGCCGCCCGGCACCAACTGGTCGAAGCGTGGCTGGAGTCGTTCCTGCGTACGGCGGATCTGTCCGAACCGGTCGGCGGCGGCCCGGCGCTGGACGCGTACGACCTGCCGGAGGCGGTGGCGATCGAACTCTGCGGCTCGGGTCTGCCCCGGCACGAGTCGGCGGCCACCCTGACCGCCGAGGTGACCGGGCTGCTCGCCACCCATCCCCGGATCACCGACGCCCGGCTGTCGGTACGGATGGACGAGCTGCTGTCGCGTACCGGTGAGTTCCGGACCGTGCGGGTGCCGGCGTACCGGGCGTACCAGAAGCGGCGCAACGAGCTGGTGGCCAGCGAGCGCAAGCGGCTGCGCCTGGCCGAGCACCAGCCGAAGGTGCTCGGTTCGTTCGTCCGCAACCGGCTGCTGGACGAGGTCTACCTGCCGCTGATCGGGGACAACCTGGCCCGCCAGATCGGCGCGACCGGTGACGGCAAACGGGTCGACCAGATGGGCCTGCTGCTGCTCATCTCCCCACCGGGTTACGGCAAGACAACCCTGATGGAGTACGTCGCCAGCCGGCTCGGCCTGGTCTTCGTCAAGGTGAACGGGCCGGCGCTCGGTTCGGCGGTCACCTCGGTCGACCCGGCCGAGGCACCGAACGCCACCGCCCGGCAGGAGGTGGAGAAGATCTCGTTCGCGTTGGAGCTGGGCAACAACGTCATGCTCTACCTGGACGACATCCAGCACACCTCGCCCGAGCTGTTGCAGAAGTTCATCTCGCTCTGTGACGGGCAGCGCCGGATGGAGGGCGTCTGGGACGGCCGTACCCGCAGCTACGACCTGCGCGGAAAGCGGTTCGCGGTGTGCATGGCGGGCAACCCGTACACGGAGTCGGGGCGGCGGTTCCGGGTGCCGGACATGCTGGCGAACCGGGCGGACGTGTGGAACCTCGGTGACGTGCTCTCCGGCCGCGAGGAGGTGTTCGCGCTCAGCTACCTGGAGAACGCGATCACCTCGAACCCGGTGCTGGCACCGCTCGCCGGACGGGACCGTGGTGACCTGCAACTGCTGGTCCGGCTGGCCCGTGGCGACGAGACGGTCCGCGCCGACCAGCTCACCCACCCGTACGCGGCGGTCGAGTTGGACCAGATCCTTTCGGTGCTGCGCAAACTGGTCCGGGTGCAGGAGGTGGTGTTGGCGAACAACCGGGCGTACATCGCCTCGGCGGCGCAGGCGGACGCGTCGCGTACGGAGCCACCGTTCCTGCTCCAGGGTTCCTACCGGAACATGAACAAGCTGACCGAGCGAATCGTGCCGGTGATGAACGACGAGGAGCTGGAACGGGTCATCGACGACCACTACCTCGGTGAGGCGCAGACCCTGGCAGCGGGAGCCGAGGCGAACCTCCTCAAGCTGGCCGACCTGCGGGGCCGTCTGACCCCCGGCCAGTCCCGCCGATGGACCGAGGTAAAAACCGGCTACCTGCGCGAACGCGCCCTGGGCGGCACCTCCGACGACCCCATCACCCGAGCCGTAGGCGCCCTCGGCCTCCTGGCCGACCGCATAGCCGCCATCGAATCCGCCATAACCCGAGCCACCCACCCCTAA
- a CDS encoding flotillin family protein, with the protein MDVITTGFGVLLAVVLLVAIGVVFLVSRLFRKVEQGKALIISKVRRVDVTFTGAVVLPVLHKSEIMDISVKTIDIERTGQEGLICRDNIRADIRITFFVRVNKTTEDVIKVAQAIGTARASDRETLQELFNAKFSEALKTVGKQLDFVDLYTKRNEFRDQIIRVIGTDLNGYSLEDAAIDFLEQTPLSKLDAANILDAQGIRKITELTAIEHIRTNEFQRNEQKEITRQNVDAREAILELERRQADAELKQNREIETLRAREDAEISKVRAEERLRSEAAHIRTDEQLGIQKENKAREIAVAEKNRERVIAIESERIEKDRMLEVIGRQRETELSTISKDKEVEVEKRAIAEVIRERIAVDKTVAEQEENIKRLRVVEEAERTRQAVIIQAEAEAQEALVKDIKAAEASEQAAKHKARENLVLAEARQQAAELETRAKIRLAEGAQAEAAATGLAQVQVRERGAEAIEKEGRAEAMVEREKALVLADALRDKLKGEAEGLTEKAAAMAALTDASRGHEEFRLRLEAEKDLRLAEINAQHRVAESQAMVLAAGLEKANIDIVGGDTMFFDRLVNSITLGKSVDGFVQHSEVAQSLAKPWLDGEASFPADLTRILGSLNTGDVQNLTVSAWLLQQIKAGGSNSDKLQDLLRAAQQLGLADQPIAALSGSPRQRGTGE; encoded by the coding sequence ATGGATGTGATCACCACCGGGTTCGGCGTGCTCCTGGCCGTCGTCCTGCTCGTCGCGATCGGCGTGGTTTTCCTGGTCAGCCGCCTGTTCCGGAAGGTCGAACAGGGCAAGGCGCTGATCATCTCCAAGGTCCGCCGGGTGGACGTGACGTTCACCGGTGCGGTCGTGCTGCCGGTGCTGCACAAGTCCGAGATCATGGACATCTCGGTGAAGACGATCGACATCGAGCGGACCGGCCAGGAGGGCCTGATCTGCCGGGACAACATCCGGGCAGACATCAGGATCACCTTCTTCGTCCGGGTGAACAAGACCACCGAAGACGTGATCAAGGTGGCGCAGGCGATCGGCACCGCGCGGGCCAGTGACCGGGAGACGTTGCAGGAACTGTTCAACGCGAAGTTCTCCGAGGCGCTGAAGACGGTCGGCAAGCAGCTCGACTTCGTCGACCTCTACACCAAGCGGAACGAGTTCCGGGATCAGATCATCCGGGTGATCGGCACCGACCTCAACGGCTACAGCCTGGAGGACGCGGCGATCGACTTCCTTGAGCAGACCCCACTGTCCAAACTGGACGCGGCGAACATCCTCGACGCCCAGGGCATCCGGAAGATCACCGAGCTGACCGCGATCGAGCACATCCGTACCAACGAGTTCCAGCGCAACGAGCAGAAGGAGATCACCCGGCAGAACGTCGACGCCCGGGAGGCCATCCTGGAGCTGGAACGACGCCAGGCCGACGCCGAGCTCAAGCAGAATCGCGAGATCGAGACGCTGCGGGCCCGCGAGGACGCGGAGATCTCCAAGGTACGGGCGGAGGAGCGGCTCCGCTCGGAAGCCGCGCACATCCGTACGGACGAGCAGTTGGGCATCCAGAAGGAGAACAAGGCTCGGGAGATCGCGGTCGCGGAGAAGAACCGGGAACGGGTCATCGCTATCGAGTCGGAGCGGATCGAGAAGGACCGGATGCTGGAGGTGATCGGCCGGCAGCGGGAGACCGAGCTGTCCACCATCTCCAAGGACAAAGAGGTCGAGGTCGAGAAGCGGGCGATCGCCGAGGTGATCCGGGAGCGGATAGCGGTCGACAAGACCGTCGCCGAGCAGGAGGAGAACATCAAGCGCCTGCGGGTGGTCGAGGAGGCCGAGCGGACCCGGCAGGCGGTGATCATCCAGGCCGAGGCGGAGGCGCAGGAGGCCCTGGTCAAGGACATCAAGGCGGCCGAGGCGTCGGAGCAGGCGGCCAAGCACAAGGCGCGGGAGAACCTGGTCCTGGCCGAGGCCCGGCAGCAGGCCGCCGAACTGGAGACCCGCGCCAAGATCCGGCTGGCCGAGGGCGCGCAGGCCGAGGCCGCCGCGACCGGTCTGGCCCAGGTCCAGGTACGCGAGCGCGGCGCCGAGGCCATCGAGAAGGAGGGCCGGGCCGAGGCGATGGTCGAACGCGAGAAGGCGCTGGTCCTGGCCGACGCCCTGCGTGACAAGCTCAAGGGCGAGGCGGAGGGTCTGACCGAGAAGGCCGCCGCGATGGCCGCGCTGACCGACGCCAGCCGGGGGCACGAGGAGTTCCGGCTGCGGTTGGAGGCGGAGAAGGACCTCCGGCTGGCCGAGATCAACGCGCAGCACCGGGTGGCCGAGTCGCAGGCGATGGTGCTCGCCGCCGGGCTGGAGAAGGCGAACATCGACATCGTCGGCGGGGACACCATGTTCTTCGACCGGCTGGTCAACTCGATCACCCTCGGCAAGAGCGTCGACGGCTTCGTGCAGCACTCCGAGGTCGCGCAGAGCCTGGCCAAGCCGTGGCTGGACGGCGAGGCGAGCTTCCCCGCCGACCTGACCCGGATACTCGGCTCGCTGAACACCGGTGACGTACAGAACCTGACCGTGTCGGCGTGGTTGTTGCAGCAGATCAAGGCCGGCGGGTCCAACTCGGACAAGTTGCAGGACCTGCTGCGGGCGGCCCAGCAGCTCGGCCTGGCCGATCAGCCGATCGCCGCACTGAGCGGCAGCCCGAGGCAACGGGGTACGGGTGAGTGA
- the purD gene encoding phosphoribosylamine--glycine ligase: MRVLVVGGGGREHALVLGLTGDSAVEAVVAAPGNPGIAAVAECRAIDAVDPGAVAGLAVETGADLVVIGPEAPLVAGVADAVRAKGIAVFGPSGAAAQLEGSKAFAKEIMTAAGVPTARAYTCTDADEVARALDEFGPPYVVKDDGLAAGKGVVVTEDRTHALEHAAQCNRVVVEEYLAGPEVSLFVVTDGEAALPLLPAQDFKRVGDGDTGPNTGGMGAYAPLPWAAPDLVEDVMARVVEPTLAEMRRRGTPFSGLLYVGLAITASGPKVIEFNARFGDPETQVVLALLETPLAGLLHAAATGTLAAHPPLTWRGGAGVAVVVASAGYPESARTGDVITGAERSGIIHAGTARREEDGALVSAGGRVLCGTAIGPDLEVARDAAYALVEGIGLADSHYRRDIALAAIEGRVTPPRR, from the coding sequence GTGCGCGTACTTGTGGTGGGTGGTGGTGGGCGGGAGCATGCGCTCGTGCTCGGGTTGACGGGTGACTCGGCGGTTGAGGCGGTGGTTGCGGCGCCGGGGAATCCGGGGATCGCGGCTGTGGCGGAATGCCGGGCGATTGACGCGGTTGATCCGGGGGCGGTCGCGGGGCTGGCCGTGGAGACCGGGGCCGACCTGGTGGTGATCGGGCCGGAGGCGCCACTCGTCGCCGGGGTCGCCGACGCGGTTCGGGCCAAGGGGATCGCGGTCTTCGGGCCGTCCGGGGCGGCTGCCCAGTTGGAGGGCTCCAAGGCGTTCGCCAAGGAGATCATGACGGCTGCCGGGGTGCCCACCGCTCGCGCGTACACCTGCACTGATGCGGACGAGGTGGCTCGCGCGCTGGACGAGTTCGGCCCGCCGTACGTGGTGAAGGACGACGGGCTGGCCGCCGGCAAGGGCGTGGTGGTGACCGAGGACCGGACCCACGCGCTCGAACACGCCGCCCAGTGCAACCGCGTGGTGGTCGAGGAATATCTGGCCGGACCCGAGGTCTCGCTGTTCGTGGTGACCGATGGGGAGGCGGCGCTGCCGCTGCTGCCGGCCCAGGACTTCAAGCGGGTCGGCGACGGCGACACCGGTCCGAACACCGGCGGCATGGGGGCGTACGCGCCACTGCCGTGGGCGGCACCGGACCTGGTCGAGGACGTGATGGCCCGGGTGGTCGAGCCGACCCTGGCGGAGATGCGCCGACGCGGCACCCCGTTCTCCGGGCTGCTCTACGTCGGCCTGGCCATCACCGCCAGCGGGCCCAAGGTGATCGAGTTCAACGCGCGCTTCGGGGATCCGGAGACGCAGGTCGTACTCGCGCTGTTGGAGACGCCGCTGGCCGGCCTGCTGCACGCGGCCGCGACCGGGACGCTCGCCGCGCACCCGCCGCTGACCTGGCGCGGCGGTGCCGGGGTCGCGGTGGTGGTGGCCTCGGCCGGATATCCCGAGTCGGCCCGCACCGGCGACGTGATCACGGGCGCCGAGCGGTCGGGCATCATCCACGCCGGCACCGCGCGCCGCGAGGAAGACGGTGCCCTGGTGTCCGCCGGGGGCCGGGTCCTCTGCGGTACGGCGATCGGCCCGGACCTGGAGGTCGCGCGGGACGCGGCGTACGCCCTGGTCGAGGGGATCGGGTTGGCCGACTCGCACTATCGACGGGACATCGCGCTGGCGGCGATCGAGGGTCGGGTCACCCCGCCTCGTCGCTAG
- a CDS encoding type IV toxin-antitoxin system AbiEi family antitoxin domain-containing protein, giving the protein MTLVRRVAAGQDGVVTREQALAAGLTVREIDRLCRSREWRRLARAAYLVDLTPSPVAARRARIRAAVASFGELATAVLGTSAELHGLAGLRPDARIHVSVPGPAARPLRSKDPAVVVHQLVIPAGQIGTVAGIRTTTATRTAADLALRVDRFAAVSLLDSALHQGSITEPDLLVVRALLARRRGAVAARRHLAEADGRAESPLETRVRLRCVDGGVPPDALQHPVRDDDGHLLAVGDLAWLRERIIGEADGALVHATPEALYRDRRRQNLIANAGWRVLRFTWADTLNPTYIPTTIRAAQTHPAR; this is encoded by the coding sequence ATGACGTTGGTTCGGCGGGTGGCGGCGGGGCAGGACGGGGTGGTGACTCGGGAGCAGGCGTTGGCCGCGGGGTTGACGGTGCGGGAGATCGATCGACTGTGTCGCAGCCGCGAGTGGCGGAGGCTGGCTCGGGCGGCGTACCTGGTGGATCTGACGCCGAGTCCGGTGGCGGCGCGGCGAGCCCGGATCCGGGCGGCAGTCGCCTCGTTCGGGGAGCTGGCGACGGCGGTGCTCGGGACCTCGGCCGAGTTGCACGGGTTGGCGGGACTGCGGCCGGATGCGCGGATCCACGTCTCCGTACCCGGCCCGGCCGCCCGACCGCTGCGATCGAAAGATCCGGCCGTGGTGGTGCACCAGCTCGTGATCCCGGCCGGGCAGATCGGCACGGTCGCCGGGATCCGAACCACCACCGCGACCCGTACGGCCGCCGACCTGGCACTCCGGGTGGACCGCTTCGCGGCCGTGTCGCTGCTGGACTCGGCTCTGCACCAGGGCTCGATCACCGAGCCGGACCTGCTGGTCGTACGCGCGCTGCTCGCCCGGCGCCGAGGTGCGGTGGCCGCCCGGCGTCACCTGGCCGAGGCGGACGGGCGGGCCGAGTCCCCACTGGAGACCCGGGTACGCCTGCGTTGCGTGGACGGTGGCGTACCACCGGACGCACTACAGCACCCGGTACGCGACGACGACGGCCACCTGCTGGCCGTGGGCGATCTCGCCTGGCTCCGCGAACGGATCATCGGCGAAGCCGACGGCGCGCTCGTACACGCCACCCCGGAAGCCCTCTACCGCGACCGCCGCCGCCAGAACCTGATCGCCAACGCCGGCTGGCGCGTACTCCGCTTCACCTGGGCCGACACCCTGAACCCCACCTACATCCCCACCACCATCCGCGCCGCCCAGACCCACCCGGCCCGTTGA
- a CDS encoding adenylosuccinate synthase codes for MPAIVLIGAQWGDEGKGKVTDLLGEQVHYVVRYSGGNNAGHTVITPDGQKYALHLMPSGALSPNAMIVIGNGVVVDPKVLLAEIDGLAERGVDVSRLRISGDAHLIMPHHRALDRVVERYLGSARIGTTGRGIGPAYGDKVARMGIRLQDLLDPGILRKKLELALREKNQMLFKVYNRKALDVDAVTEEYLEYAKRLRPYIAETRAILWDALDRGETVLLEGAQATMLDMDHGTYPFVTSSNPTAGGACVGAGIPPTAITKVIGVTKAYTTRVGSGPFPTELFDENGMHLRKVGVEYGTTTGRERRTGWFDAVVARYATRLNGITDLVVTKLDVLTGLEKVPICVGYEIDGERFSDMPMTQTAFHHATPIYEEHDGWWEDITKARTEAELPENARRYIARIEELCGTRVSVVGVGPGREENVVRHPLL; via the coding sequence ATGCCAGCGATCGTGCTCATCGGGGCGCAGTGGGGCGACGAGGGCAAAGGCAAGGTTACCGACCTGCTCGGCGAGCAGGTCCACTACGTCGTCCGTTACTCCGGTGGTAATAATGCCGGACACACCGTGATCACCCCGGACGGGCAGAAGTACGCACTGCACCTGATGCCGTCCGGCGCACTTTCGCCGAACGCGATGATCGTGATCGGCAACGGGGTGGTGGTCGACCCGAAGGTGCTGCTGGCCGAGATCGACGGACTGGCCGAGCGGGGCGTCGACGTCTCCCGGCTGCGGATCTCCGGCGACGCGCACCTGATCATGCCGCACCACCGGGCGCTGGACCGGGTGGTCGAGCGTTACCTCGGCTCGGCCCGGATCGGCACCACCGGCCGTGGCATCGGCCCGGCGTACGGCGACAAGGTCGCCCGGATGGGCATCCGGCTACAGGACCTGCTCGATCCGGGCATCCTGCGCAAGAAGCTGGAACTCGCGTTGCGCGAGAAGAACCAGATGCTGTTCAAGGTCTACAACCGCAAGGCGCTGGACGTCGACGCGGTGACCGAGGAGTACCTGGAGTACGCGAAGCGGCTGCGGCCGTACATCGCGGAGACCCGGGCGATCCTCTGGGACGCGCTCGACCGGGGCGAGACGGTGCTGCTGGAGGGCGCCCAGGCGACCATGCTGGACATGGACCACGGCACGTACCCGTTCGTGACCTCGTCGAATCCGACCGCGGGCGGGGCCTGCGTGGGGGCGGGCATCCCGCCGACGGCGATCACGAAGGTGATCGGGGTGACCAAGGCGTACACCACGCGGGTGGGTTCCGGTCCGTTCCCGACCGAGCTGTTCGACGAGAACGGCATGCACCTGCGCAAGGTCGGCGTCGAGTACGGCACCACCACCGGCCGCGAGCGGCGGACCGGCTGGTTCGACGCCGTGGTCGCCCGGTACGCGACCCGCCTGAACGGCATCACGGATCTGGTCGTCACCAAGCTGGACGTGCTCACCGGCTTGGAGAAGGTGCCGATCTGCGTCGGCTACGAGATCGACGGCGAACGGTTCAGCGACATGCCGATGACGCAGACCGCTTTCCACCACGCGACCCCGATCTACGAGGAGCACGACGGCTGGTGGGAGGACATCACCAAGGCCCGCACCGAGGCTGAGCTCCCGGAGAACGCCCGCCGCTACATAGCCCGGATCGAAGAACTCTGCGGCACCCGCGTCTCCGTGGTCGGCGTAGGCCCCGGCCGAGAGGAAAACGTAGTCCGCCACCCCCTCCTCTGA
- a CDS encoding DUF3151 domain-containing protein — protein sequence MQSLLPEPPATLLPGDDAAEAALAEAIEADTDEAYASVAARFPTSSAAWGALASRAFASGQVVTAYAYARTGYHRGLDQLRRNGWKGHGPVPWSHGPNQGFLRCLHVLSRAAGEIGESDEAARCAQFLRDCDPEAGDALAGS from the coding sequence ATGCAGAGTCTGTTGCCCGAACCGCCGGCCACCCTCCTCCCCGGCGACGACGCGGCCGAGGCGGCCCTCGCCGAGGCCATCGAGGCCGACACCGACGAGGCGTACGCCTCGGTTGCCGCGCGTTTCCCGACCTCCAGCGCCGCCTGGGGGGCACTGGCCTCGCGGGCGTTCGCGTCCGGGCAGGTCGTCACGGCGTACGCGTACGCGCGTACCGGCTACCACCGTGGGCTGGACCAGCTCCGCCGCAACGGCTGGAAGGGGCACGGTCCGGTGCCCTGGTCGCACGGCCCCAACCAGGGGTTCCTGCGCTGCCTGCACGTGTTGTCCCGGGCCGCCGGTGAGATCGGCGAGTCGGACGAGGCGGCGCGCTGCGCGCAGTTCCTGCGCGACTGCGACCCCGAGGCCGGGGACGCCCTCGCCGGCTCCTGA